The following are encoded together in the Glycine max cultivar Williams 82 chromosome 8, Glycine_max_v4.0, whole genome shotgun sequence genome:
- the LOC100803004 gene encoding uncharacterized protein yields MTSHSHYPPDLDADSVTSSPRSDHFHDAPPRIRFMCSFGGKILPRPHDNQLRYVGGDTRIVAVNRSITFSALILKLSKLSGMSNITAKYQLPNEDLDALISVTTDEDVENMMDEYDRVAHNQNPRSARLRLFLFPEGEDSRASSISSLLNGSAKRENWFLDALNGGVSGLERGRSEASSMVSEVPDYLFGLDNSEEITNHQRDPRPKPGPIIQDNVSVSDPGSPAPVVSSPYCSTSSAPPVPSLPNLPYVKTKPLNLNPVPDTDSKENQTEPETEPHPNLNLNQNPNMYSNNPVVHYPPEAAYSAHSVNPVPVYYVSGPVRPGSVPVPMQTPYHYVQQSYHAVVPPQVPIGYHPLVPGSGQVYGAGVRHMTPLQPYSPSTTAVVHDGLKQHVYHAVPNSGPVPVHPVIPMTGLDEPQRGGA; encoded by the exons ATGACGTCACACTCCCACTACCCACCCGACTTAGACGCCGACTCCGTCACCTCCTCCCCACGCTCCGATCACTTCCACGACGCGCCGCCCCGCATCCGCTTCATGTGCAGCTTCGGCGGCAAGATCCTCCCCCGCCCCCACGACAACCAGCTCCGCTACGTCGGCGGCGACACCCGCATCGTCGCCGTCAACCGCTCCATCACTTTCTCCGCCCTCATTCTCAAACTCTCCAAACTCTCAG GCATGAGCAACATAACAGCCAAGTACCAGCTCCCGAACGAGGATCTGGACGCGTTGATCTCGGTCACCACGGACGAGGACGTGGAGAACATGATGGACGAGTACGACCGCGTCGCACACAATCAGAACCCGCGATCGGCGCGGCTCCGGCTCTTCCTCTTCCCCGAAGGAGAAGACTCCCGCGCCAGCAGCATCAGCTCGCTCCTAAACGGCTCAGCCAAGCGCGAAAACTGGTTCCTCGACGCTTTAAACGGCGGCGTTTCGGGCCTCGAACGAGGCCGCTCCGAAGCCTCTTCTATGGTCTCTGAAGTACCCGATTACCTCTTCGGGTTAGACAACTCCGAAGAAATAACAAATCACCAACGCGACCCGAGACCCAAACCCGGACCCATTATTCAAGATAACGTTTCCGTTTCAGATCCGGGTTCGCCCGCCCCGGTTGTCTCGTCCCCTTATTGTTCCACGTCATCAGCGCCGCCCGTGCCCTCTCTCCCGAACCTTCCCTATGTTAAAACCAAACCTTTAAACTTAAATCCGGTTCCTGATACTGACTCCAAGGAAAATCAAACCGAACCTGAAACGGAACCTCACCCGAACCTGAACCTGAACCAAAACCCGAACATGTATTCAAATAACCCTGTTGTTCACTACCCTCCAGAAGCTGCTTATTCGGCGCATTCAGTAAACCCGGTTCCGGTTTACTATGTTTCCGGTCCGGTTCGACCGGGATCCGTGCCGGTTCCTATGCAAACCCCTTATCACTACGTTCAACAATCGTATCATGCTGTGGTGCCACCTCAGGTTCCTATCGGGTACCATCCTTTGGTTCCGGGTTCGGGTCAAGTATATGGAGCGGGCGTGAGGCACATGACCCCACTGCAACCTTACAGCCCCTCCACCACGGCGGTGGTTCATGACGGTTTGAAACAGCACGTGTATCATGCCGTGCCAAATTCGGGTCCGGTTCCGGTTCACCCAGTTATTCCGATGACGGGTTTGGATGAACCGCAGAGAGGTGGAGCGTAA
- the LOC100305396 gene encoding protein kinase isoform X2 → MTTKRQHAILLLLLFFCSHTLFSHAADSITEDTVIRDNDGGDNLVSKDLTFEMGFFGLDNNNSSRYVGIWYHEIPVKTFIWVANREKPIKGREGSILIQKSNGNLIVLDGENNEVWSTNMSVPRNNTKAVLRDDGNLVLSEHDKDVWQSFEDPVDTFVPGMALPVSAGTNIFRSWKSETDPSPGNYSMKVDSEGSTKQILILEGEKRRKWRSGYWDGRVFTGVSDVTGSSLFGFTVITDTKGEEYFTYKWNSPEKVRFQITWDGFEKKFVLDADGKQWNRTQFEPFDDCEKYNFCGSFAVCDTGNSPFCSCMEGFEPMHWEEWNNRNWTRGCGRRTPLKAEAERSANNSSSGADREVSVGEDGFLEQRCTKFPDFARLENFVGDADCQRYCLQNTSCTAYSYTIGIGCMIWYGELVDVQHSQNNLGSLLHIRLADADLGDGGKKTKIWIILAVVVGLICIGIVVLLVWRFKRKPKVSSASGFNNNSEIPAFDLTRSTDLSEISGELGLEGNQLSGAELPLFHFSCILAATNNFSDENKLGQGGFGPVYKGKIPGGEEVAVKRLSRKSSQGLEEFKNEMVLIAKLQHRNLVRLLGCCIQGEEKILVYEYLPNKSLDCFLFDPVKQTQLDWAKRFEIIEGIARGLLYLHRDSRLRIIHRDLKASNILLDESMNPKISDFGLARIFGGNQNEANTNRVVGTYGYMSPEYAMEGLFSIKSDVYSFGVLLLEIMSGRKNTSFRDTDDSSLIGYAWHLWSEQRVMELVDPSLGDSIPKTKALRFIQIGMLCVQDSASRRPNMSSVLLMLGSESTALPLPKQPLLTTSMRILDDGESYSEGLDVSNDLTVSMVTTGR, encoded by the exons ATGACCACCAAACGCCAACATGCAATTCTTCTGCTCCTCTTATTCTTCTGTTCTCACACTTTGTTCTCTCATGCAGCCGATTCCATCACAGAGGACACAGTAATCAGAGACAACGATGGTGGTGACAATTTGGTGTCCAAAGACCTCACCTTTGAAATGGGTTTCTTCGGTTTGGATAATAATAACTCTTCAAGATACGTTGGGATTTGGTACCACGAGATTCCGGTCAAAACATTCATATGGGTTGCAAACAGAGAAAAACCCATCAAAGGAAGAGAAGGTTCGATCCTAATACAAAAAAGCAACGGCAACTTGATTGTTCTCGATGGAGAGAACAACGAGGTGTGGTCAACAAACATGTCAGTTCCAAGGAACAACACAAAGGCTGTTCTTCGTGACGATGGAAACCTCGTTCTCTCAGAACACGACAAGGATGTTTGGCAAAGCTTTGAGGACCCAGTTGATACATTTGTGCCGGGTATGGCACTTCCAGTGAGTGCTGGAACGAACATATTCAGGTCATGGAAATCAGAAACGGATCCTTCACCGGGAAACTACTCAATGAAGGTTGACTCTGAGGGGTCAACGAAACAGATTTTGATTTTGgagggagagaagagaagaaagtgGAGAAGTGGTTATTGGGATGGTAGAGTTTTCACTGGTGTCTCCGATGTGACAGGAAGCTCTCTATTTGGCTTTACAGTCATCACAGACACTAAAGGAGAGGAATATTTTACATACAAATGGAATAGCCCTGAAAAAGTGAGGTTTCAGATAACTTGGGATGGGTTTGAGAAGAAGTTCGTGTTGGATGCAGATGGGAAACAATGGAATAGGACACAGTTTGAGCCTTTTGATGACTGTGAGAAGTATAACTTTTGTGGTAGTTTTGCAGTGTGTGATACGGGTAATTCtcctttttgtagttgcatggAAGGGTTTGAGCCAATGCATTGGGAGGAGTGGAATAATAGGAATTGGACAAGGGGGTGTGGGAGGAGGACTCCACTGAAGGCTGAGGCTGAGAGAAGTGCTAATAATAGTTCTTCTGGAGCTGATCGTGAGGTGAGTGTTGGAGAAGATGGTTTCTTGGAGCAAAGGTGTACCAAGTTTCCGGATTTCGCACGGTTGGAGAATTTTGTTGGTGATGCGGATTGTCAGAGGTATTGTCTGCAGAATACTTCTTGTACTGCTTATTCATATACTATTGGAATCGGGTGCATGATTTGGTATGGAGAGTTAGTTGATGTTCAACACtctcaaaataatcttggaagtttACTCCACATCCGTCTTGCCGATGCTGATTTAG GCGATGGGGGGAAAAAGACCAAAATTTGGATAATATTAGCTGTTGTGGTAGGGCTGATCTGCATTGGAATCGTTGTATTGCTGGTATGGAGGTTTAAGAGAAAACCTAAag TTTCCTCAGCTTCTGGTTTCAACAACAATAGCGAAATACCAGCCTTTGATCTAACGAGGAGTACAGACTTATCAGAAATTTCAGGTGAGTTAGGCTTGGAAGGGAATCAACTAAGTGGAGCAGAACTTCCATTGTTCCATTTTAGCTGCATTCTAGCAGCAACAAACAATTTCTCGGACGAAAATAAGCTTGGACAAGGGGGATTTGGTCCTGTCTACAAG GGGAAAATTCCAGGGGGAGAGGAAGTAGCTGTCAAGAGGCTTTCAAGAAAGTCTAGCCAAGGTTTAGAGGAGTTCAAGAATGAAATGGTGCTCATAGCCAAACTGCAACATAGAAATCTGGTTAGACTATTGGGGTGTTGCATTCAAGGGGAAGAAAAGATACTGGTATATGAGTACTTGCCAAACAAAAGCTTGGACTGCTTTTTATTTG ATCCGGTGAAGCAAACACAACTAGATTGGGCAAAACGCTTTGAAATAATCGAGGGCATTGCAAGAGGGCTACTTTATCTGCACCGGGATTCTAGACTTAGAATAATTCATCGTGATTTAAAAGCAAGCAACATTTTGTTGGATGAAAGCATGAATCCAAAAATTTCAGACTTTGGCTTGGCCAGAATATTTGGGGGAAACCAAAATGAAGCCAACACAAACAGAGTGGTTGGTACATA TGGTTATATGTCCCCAGAATATGCAATGGAAGGTCTGTTTTCAATCAAATCTGATGTCTATAGTTTTGGTGTATTGCTACTTGAGATTATGAGTGGCCGCAAGAACACAAGCTTTCGTGACACAGATGACTCAAGTCTCATTGGATAT GCCTGGCACCTTTGGAGTGAGCAGAGAGTAATGGAGCTTGTTGATCCTTCCCTTGGTGATTCAATTCCTAAGACTAAAGCGTTGAGGTTCATACAAATAGGGATGTTATGCGTGCAAGATTCAGCATCTCGTAGACCAAACATGTCATCTGTGTTGTTGATGCTGGGAAGTGAATCAACAGCTCTACCTTTGCCTAAGCAACCTTTGCTCACTACTTCCATGAGGATACTTGATGATGGAGAATCTTATAGCGAAGGCCTTGATGTGTCAAATGATTTGACAGTTTCAATGGTGACAACAGGGAGATAG
- the LOC100305396 gene encoding protein kinase precursor — protein MTTKRQHAILLLLLFFCSHTLFSHAADSITEDTVIRDNDGGDNLVSKDLTFEMGFFGLDNNNSSRYVGIWYHEIPVKTFIWVANREKPIKGREGSILIQKSNGNLIVLDGENNEVWSTNMSVPRNNTKAVLRDDGNLVLSEHDKDVWQSFEDPVDTFVPGMALPVSAGTNIFRSWKSETDPSPGNYSMKVDSEGSTKQILILEGEKRRKWRSGYWDGRVFTGVSDVTGSSLFGFTVITDTKGEEYFTYKWNSPEKVRFQITWDGFEKKFVLDADGKQWNRTQFEPFDDCEKYNFCGSFAVCDTGNSPFCSCMEGFEPMHWEEWNNRNWTRGCGRRTPLKAEAERSANNSSSGADREVSVGEDGFLEQRCTKFPDFARLENFVGDADCQRYCLQNTSCTAYSYTIGIGCMIWYGELVDVQHSQNNLGSLLHIRLADADLGDGGKKTKIWIILAVVVGLICIGIVVLLVWRFKRKPKAVSSASGFNNNSEIPAFDLTRSTDLSEISGELGLEGNQLSGAELPLFHFSCILAATNNFSDENKLGQGGFGPVYKGKIPGGEEVAVKRLSRKSSQGLEEFKNEMVLIAKLQHRNLVRLLGCCIQGEEKILVYEYLPNKSLDCFLFDPVKQTQLDWAKRFEIIEGIARGLLYLHRDSRLRIIHRDLKASNILLDESMNPKISDFGLARIFGGNQNEANTNRVVGTYGYMSPEYAMEGLFSIKSDVYSFGVLLLEIMSGRKNTSFRDTDDSSLIGYAWHLWSEQRVMELVDPSLGDSIPKTKALRFIQIGMLCVQDSASRRPNMSSVLLMLGSESTALPLPKQPLLTTSMRILDDGESYSEGLDVSNDLTVSMVTTGR, from the exons ATGACCACCAAACGCCAACATGCAATTCTTCTGCTCCTCTTATTCTTCTGTTCTCACACTTTGTTCTCTCATGCAGCCGATTCCATCACAGAGGACACAGTAATCAGAGACAACGATGGTGGTGACAATTTGGTGTCCAAAGACCTCACCTTTGAAATGGGTTTCTTCGGTTTGGATAATAATAACTCTTCAAGATACGTTGGGATTTGGTACCACGAGATTCCGGTCAAAACATTCATATGGGTTGCAAACAGAGAAAAACCCATCAAAGGAAGAGAAGGTTCGATCCTAATACAAAAAAGCAACGGCAACTTGATTGTTCTCGATGGAGAGAACAACGAGGTGTGGTCAACAAACATGTCAGTTCCAAGGAACAACACAAAGGCTGTTCTTCGTGACGATGGAAACCTCGTTCTCTCAGAACACGACAAGGATGTTTGGCAAAGCTTTGAGGACCCAGTTGATACATTTGTGCCGGGTATGGCACTTCCAGTGAGTGCTGGAACGAACATATTCAGGTCATGGAAATCAGAAACGGATCCTTCACCGGGAAACTACTCAATGAAGGTTGACTCTGAGGGGTCAACGAAACAGATTTTGATTTTGgagggagagaagagaagaaagtgGAGAAGTGGTTATTGGGATGGTAGAGTTTTCACTGGTGTCTCCGATGTGACAGGAAGCTCTCTATTTGGCTTTACAGTCATCACAGACACTAAAGGAGAGGAATATTTTACATACAAATGGAATAGCCCTGAAAAAGTGAGGTTTCAGATAACTTGGGATGGGTTTGAGAAGAAGTTCGTGTTGGATGCAGATGGGAAACAATGGAATAGGACACAGTTTGAGCCTTTTGATGACTGTGAGAAGTATAACTTTTGTGGTAGTTTTGCAGTGTGTGATACGGGTAATTCtcctttttgtagttgcatggAAGGGTTTGAGCCAATGCATTGGGAGGAGTGGAATAATAGGAATTGGACAAGGGGGTGTGGGAGGAGGACTCCACTGAAGGCTGAGGCTGAGAGAAGTGCTAATAATAGTTCTTCTGGAGCTGATCGTGAGGTGAGTGTTGGAGAAGATGGTTTCTTGGAGCAAAGGTGTACCAAGTTTCCGGATTTCGCACGGTTGGAGAATTTTGTTGGTGATGCGGATTGTCAGAGGTATTGTCTGCAGAATACTTCTTGTACTGCTTATTCATATACTATTGGAATCGGGTGCATGATTTGGTATGGAGAGTTAGTTGATGTTCAACACtctcaaaataatcttggaagtttACTCCACATCCGTCTTGCCGATGCTGATTTAG GCGATGGGGGGAAAAAGACCAAAATTTGGATAATATTAGCTGTTGTGGTAGGGCTGATCTGCATTGGAATCGTTGTATTGCTGGTATGGAGGTTTAAGAGAAAACCTAAag CAGTTTCCTCAGCTTCTGGTTTCAACAACAATAGCGAAATACCAGCCTTTGATCTAACGAGGAGTACAGACTTATCAGAAATTTCAGGTGAGTTAGGCTTGGAAGGGAATCAACTAAGTGGAGCAGAACTTCCATTGTTCCATTTTAGCTGCATTCTAGCAGCAACAAACAATTTCTCGGACGAAAATAAGCTTGGACAAGGGGGATTTGGTCCTGTCTACAAG GGGAAAATTCCAGGGGGAGAGGAAGTAGCTGTCAAGAGGCTTTCAAGAAAGTCTAGCCAAGGTTTAGAGGAGTTCAAGAATGAAATGGTGCTCATAGCCAAACTGCAACATAGAAATCTGGTTAGACTATTGGGGTGTTGCATTCAAGGGGAAGAAAAGATACTGGTATATGAGTACTTGCCAAACAAAAGCTTGGACTGCTTTTTATTTG ATCCGGTGAAGCAAACACAACTAGATTGGGCAAAACGCTTTGAAATAATCGAGGGCATTGCAAGAGGGCTACTTTATCTGCACCGGGATTCTAGACTTAGAATAATTCATCGTGATTTAAAAGCAAGCAACATTTTGTTGGATGAAAGCATGAATCCAAAAATTTCAGACTTTGGCTTGGCCAGAATATTTGGGGGAAACCAAAATGAAGCCAACACAAACAGAGTGGTTGGTACATA TGGTTATATGTCCCCAGAATATGCAATGGAAGGTCTGTTTTCAATCAAATCTGATGTCTATAGTTTTGGTGTATTGCTACTTGAGATTATGAGTGGCCGCAAGAACACAAGCTTTCGTGACACAGATGACTCAAGTCTCATTGGATAT GCCTGGCACCTTTGGAGTGAGCAGAGAGTAATGGAGCTTGTTGATCCTTCCCTTGGTGATTCAATTCCTAAGACTAAAGCGTTGAGGTTCATACAAATAGGGATGTTATGCGTGCAAGATTCAGCATCTCGTAGACCAAACATGTCATCTGTGTTGTTGATGCTGGGAAGTGAATCAACAGCTCTACCTTTGCCTAAGCAACCTTTGCTCACTACTTCCATGAGGATACTTGATGATGGAGAATCTTATAGCGAAGGCCTTGATGTGTCAAATGATTTGACAGTTTCAATGGTGACAACAGGGAGATAG
- the LOC100305396 gene encoding protein kinase isoform X3 — protein sequence MGFFGLDNNNSSRYVGIWYHEIPVKTFIWVANREKPIKGREGSILIQKSNGNLIVLDGENNEVWSTNMSVPRNNTKAVLRDDGNLVLSEHDKDVWQSFEDPVDTFVPGMALPVSAGTNIFRSWKSETDPSPGNYSMKVDSEGSTKQILILEGEKRRKWRSGYWDGRVFTGVSDVTGSSLFGFTVITDTKGEEYFTYKWNSPEKVRFQITWDGFEKKFVLDADGKQWNRTQFEPFDDCEKYNFCGSFAVCDTGNSPFCSCMEGFEPMHWEEWNNRNWTRGCGRRTPLKAEAERSANNSSSGADREVSVGEDGFLEQRCTKFPDFARLENFVGDADCQRYCLQNTSCTAYSYTIGIGCMIWYGELVDVQHSQNNLGSLLHIRLADADLGDGGKKTKIWIILAVVVGLICIGIVVLLVWRFKRKPKAVSSASGFNNNSEIPAFDLTRSTDLSEISGELGLEGNQLSGAELPLFHFSCILAATNNFSDENKLGQGGFGPVYKGKIPGGEEVAVKRLSRKSSQGLEEFKNEMVLIAKLQHRNLVRLLGCCIQGEEKILVYEYLPNKSLDCFLFDPVKQTQLDWAKRFEIIEGIARGLLYLHRDSRLRIIHRDLKASNILLDESMNPKISDFGLARIFGGNQNEANTNRVVGTYGYMSPEYAMEGLFSIKSDVYSFGVLLLEIMSGRKNTSFRDTDDSSLIGYAWHLWSEQRVMELVDPSLGDSIPKTKALRFIQIGMLCVQDSASRRPNMSSVLLMLGSESTALPLPKQPLLTTSMRILDDGESYSEGLDVSNDLTVSMVTTGR from the exons ATGGGTTTCTTCGGTTTGGATAATAATAACTCTTCAAGATACGTTGGGATTTGGTACCACGAGATTCCGGTCAAAACATTCATATGGGTTGCAAACAGAGAAAAACCCATCAAAGGAAGAGAAGGTTCGATCCTAATACAAAAAAGCAACGGCAACTTGATTGTTCTCGATGGAGAGAACAACGAGGTGTGGTCAACAAACATGTCAGTTCCAAGGAACAACACAAAGGCTGTTCTTCGTGACGATGGAAACCTCGTTCTCTCAGAACACGACAAGGATGTTTGGCAAAGCTTTGAGGACCCAGTTGATACATTTGTGCCGGGTATGGCACTTCCAGTGAGTGCTGGAACGAACATATTCAGGTCATGGAAATCAGAAACGGATCCTTCACCGGGAAACTACTCAATGAAGGTTGACTCTGAGGGGTCAACGAAACAGATTTTGATTTTGgagggagagaagagaagaaagtgGAGAAGTGGTTATTGGGATGGTAGAGTTTTCACTGGTGTCTCCGATGTGACAGGAAGCTCTCTATTTGGCTTTACAGTCATCACAGACACTAAAGGAGAGGAATATTTTACATACAAATGGAATAGCCCTGAAAAAGTGAGGTTTCAGATAACTTGGGATGGGTTTGAGAAGAAGTTCGTGTTGGATGCAGATGGGAAACAATGGAATAGGACACAGTTTGAGCCTTTTGATGACTGTGAGAAGTATAACTTTTGTGGTAGTTTTGCAGTGTGTGATACGGGTAATTCtcctttttgtagttgcatggAAGGGTTTGAGCCAATGCATTGGGAGGAGTGGAATAATAGGAATTGGACAAGGGGGTGTGGGAGGAGGACTCCACTGAAGGCTGAGGCTGAGAGAAGTGCTAATAATAGTTCTTCTGGAGCTGATCGTGAGGTGAGTGTTGGAGAAGATGGTTTCTTGGAGCAAAGGTGTACCAAGTTTCCGGATTTCGCACGGTTGGAGAATTTTGTTGGTGATGCGGATTGTCAGAGGTATTGTCTGCAGAATACTTCTTGTACTGCTTATTCATATACTATTGGAATCGGGTGCATGATTTGGTATGGAGAGTTAGTTGATGTTCAACACtctcaaaataatcttggaagtttACTCCACATCCGTCTTGCCGATGCTGATTTAG GCGATGGGGGGAAAAAGACCAAAATTTGGATAATATTAGCTGTTGTGGTAGGGCTGATCTGCATTGGAATCGTTGTATTGCTGGTATGGAGGTTTAAGAGAAAACCTAAag CAGTTTCCTCAGCTTCTGGTTTCAACAACAATAGCGAAATACCAGCCTTTGATCTAACGAGGAGTACAGACTTATCAGAAATTTCAGGTGAGTTAGGCTTGGAAGGGAATCAACTAAGTGGAGCAGAACTTCCATTGTTCCATTTTAGCTGCATTCTAGCAGCAACAAACAATTTCTCGGACGAAAATAAGCTTGGACAAGGGGGATTTGGTCCTGTCTACAAG GGGAAAATTCCAGGGGGAGAGGAAGTAGCTGTCAAGAGGCTTTCAAGAAAGTCTAGCCAAGGTTTAGAGGAGTTCAAGAATGAAATGGTGCTCATAGCCAAACTGCAACATAGAAATCTGGTTAGACTATTGGGGTGTTGCATTCAAGGGGAAGAAAAGATACTGGTATATGAGTACTTGCCAAACAAAAGCTTGGACTGCTTTTTATTTG ATCCGGTGAAGCAAACACAACTAGATTGGGCAAAACGCTTTGAAATAATCGAGGGCATTGCAAGAGGGCTACTTTATCTGCACCGGGATTCTAGACTTAGAATAATTCATCGTGATTTAAAAGCAAGCAACATTTTGTTGGATGAAAGCATGAATCCAAAAATTTCAGACTTTGGCTTGGCCAGAATATTTGGGGGAAACCAAAATGAAGCCAACACAAACAGAGTGGTTGGTACATA TGGTTATATGTCCCCAGAATATGCAATGGAAGGTCTGTTTTCAATCAAATCTGATGTCTATAGTTTTGGTGTATTGCTACTTGAGATTATGAGTGGCCGCAAGAACACAAGCTTTCGTGACACAGATGACTCAAGTCTCATTGGATAT GCCTGGCACCTTTGGAGTGAGCAGAGAGTAATGGAGCTTGTTGATCCTTCCCTTGGTGATTCAATTCCTAAGACTAAAGCGTTGAGGTTCATACAAATAGGGATGTTATGCGTGCAAGATTCAGCATCTCGTAGACCAAACATGTCATCTGTGTTGTTGATGCTGGGAAGTGAATCAACAGCTCTACCTTTGCCTAAGCAACCTTTGCTCACTACTTCCATGAGGATACTTGATGATGGAGAATCTTATAGCGAAGGCCTTGATGTGTCAAATGATTTGACAGTTTCAATGGTGACAACAGGGAGATAG